A part of Deinococcus sp. QL22 genomic DNA contains:
- a CDS encoding 6-carboxytetrahydropterin synthase: MPWTLTTEFTFDSAHVITGYDGPCGRLHGHTYRVRMALTSEQLRPSAHVKRHIMVADFKTLKWAKKDVDQGGLDHAYLNDLPDLGDDTTAEVIVAYLHRKTLERVRADLPDGDDGDDLRLRVTLWETPDSSCEYWE; this comes from the coding sequence ATGCCTTGGACCCTGACGACCGAATTTACCTTTGATTCGGCTCACGTCATCACCGGCTATGACGGCCCGTGTGGTCGCCTCCACGGCCACACCTACCGCGTGCGCATGGCCCTGACCTCTGAGCAATTGCGCCCCAGTGCTCACGTGAAACGGCACATCATGGTGGCCGACTTCAAGACGCTCAAATGGGCCAAAAAAGACGTTGACCAGGGCGGCTTAGATCACGCCTACCTCAACGATTTGCCCGACCTGGGGGATGACACGACGGCAGAAGTGATCGTAGCCTACTTGCACCGCAAGACCTTGGAACGTGTGCGCGCCGATCTGCCGGACGGCGATGATGGGGACGACCTGCGGCTGAGGGTCACCCTCTGGGAAACGCCTGACTCTTCGTGCGAGTACTGGGAATGA
- the queF gene encoding preQ(1) synthase, translating into MTNAIPGTDCGPQNPGFDRRYDVQGLDAIDVAVLGTFPHLREDDPVRYPGEPMQIEIITDEFSPVCPWSGLPDFGRLEIRYHPRDTCVELKSLKYYLTSYRFVGIYHEHATRRVLAGLVALLNPLSLEVRCDYGMRGGINTICTAKYLSPSAAP; encoded by the coding sequence ATGACGAATGCAATTCCTGGGACTGATTGTGGTCCCCAAAACCCTGGTTTTGACCGCCGCTACGACGTGCAAGGTCTCGACGCAATTGATGTGGCTGTCCTCGGTACTTTTCCCCACCTGCGGGAAGACGACCCCGTGCGTTACCCCGGGGAGCCCATGCAGATCGAGATCATCACCGATGAGTTTAGCCCAGTCTGTCCCTGGAGTGGCCTGCCTGACTTTGGCCGCTTGGAAATCCGCTATCACCCGCGCGACACCTGCGTCGAACTGAAAAGTCTGAAATACTACCTGACGAGCTACCGTTTTGTGGGCATTTACCACGAGCATGCAACGCGGCGGGTCTTGGCTGGTCTGGTGGCCCTCCTTAATCCCCTCAGCCTGGAAGTTCGTTGCGATTACGGGATGCGGGGCGGGATCAATACCATCTGCACAGCGAAGTATTTGTCCCCGAGTGCAGCGCCCTGA
- the ribD gene encoding bifunctional diaminohydroxyphosphoribosylaminopyrimidine deaminase/5-amino-6-(5-phosphoribosylamino)uracil reductase RibD: MYTGIHPPDQLFMQEALTLAARGLGRTTPNPPVGCVIVREGKVVGRGFHPRAGEPHAEVFALREAGARARGATAYVTLEPCSHFGHTPPCADALIAAGVSRVVVAALDPNPQVGGHGVERLHAAGIDVTVGVLAPEALRQQAGFRSLILRKRPWVIYKYAMTLDGRVAATSGDSRWISGEAARALVHRWRDELDAVGVGGGTVLADDPRLTTRGVPGGRDPRPVLFDRRGRTPGTARALRPGAVVVTAPGRDTTHLEAEGVDIVHADGLSEALEALGTLSISSLLLEGGPILAGALFAADLIDEVRAFVSPKLLGLGLNPLAAPGPLRMSQARDLQGVTVTPVGPDVLVQGFFHSIPHVTAQAAATCST, from the coding sequence ATGTATACCGGAATTCATCCGCCAGACCAGTTGTTCATGCAAGAAGCCCTGACACTCGCCGCGCGCGGGCTGGGCCGAACCACCCCCAATCCGCCGGTTGGCTGCGTGATCGTGCGCGAGGGTAAGGTCGTTGGGCGCGGCTTTCACCCGCGGGCCGGAGAGCCACACGCCGAGGTGTTCGCGCTGCGTGAGGCAGGCGCCCGCGCCCGCGGAGCCACCGCCTACGTCACCTTGGAGCCGTGCAGCCACTTCGGCCACACGCCGCCCTGTGCCGACGCCCTGATCGCGGCCGGAGTGTCACGCGTAGTAGTCGCCGCCCTCGACCCCAATCCGCAGGTCGGCGGACACGGCGTGGAGCGCCTGCACGCCGCAGGAATCGACGTCACGGTCGGTGTCTTGGCCCCAGAGGCGCTACGCCAGCAAGCGGGCTTTCGCAGCCTGATCCTGCGGAAGCGGCCCTGGGTGATCTACAAGTACGCCATGACCCTCGATGGCCGGGTGGCGGCCACCTCCGGCGACAGCCGCTGGATCAGTGGGGAGGCCGCCCGGGCTCTCGTCCACCGGTGGCGCGACGAGCTGGACGCCGTCGGGGTGGGCGGGGGCACGGTGCTCGCCGACGATCCCCGGCTTACGACCCGCGGTGTCCCCGGCGGGCGCGACCCCCGACCTGTCCTGTTCGACCGCCGGGGCCGCACTCCGGGAACAGCACGGGCCCTGCGGCCGGGTGCCGTAGTCGTCACTGCGCCCGGTCGCGACACCACGCATCTAGAAGCAGAGGGCGTGGACATCGTGCATGCTGATGGCCTCTCGGAGGCGCTGGAGGCGCTGGGCACGCTCAGCATCTCGAGTCTGCTGCTCGAGGGCGGGCCAATCTTGGCTGGCGCCCTGTTCGCAGCCGATCTGATTGACGAGGTGCGCGCCTTCGTGTCCCCGAAGCTGCTGGGGCTGGGCTTAAATCCCCTGGCTGCCCCTGGGCCACTGCGGATGAGTCAGGCGCGAGACCTGCAGGGCGTGACCGTCACACCAGTTGGTCCGGACGTGCTTGTCCAGGGCTTTTTCCACTCCATTCCACACGTGACAGCCCAGGCTGCAGCCACGTGCTCCACTTGA